In one window of Cytophagaceae bacterium ABcell3 DNA:
- the accD gene encoding acetyl-CoA carboxylase, carboxyltransferase subunit beta produces the protein MTWFTRKEKGIITPTELKKEVPDGLWYQCTECKKVMLTNEHIANAYTCIECNYHARIGSKEYFELLFDNNEFEELDENMSSSDPLEFVDSQPYPDRVKASQRKSGLKDAVRSGYGKMNGREIVIASMDFKFIGGSMGSVVGEKIARAIDKAREKKAPFLMISKTGGARMMEAGFSLMQMAKTSAKLALLDKEKIPYISLLTDPTTGGVTASFAMLGDFNIAEPGALIGFAGPRVIRETIGKDLPKGFQSAEFVLDHGFLDFIVDRKELKQKLGDLLQMVALEKNQSKAKVEKQDAQKN, from the coding sequence ATGACTTGGTTTACCAGAAAAGAGAAAGGAATAATCACTCCTACAGAGCTTAAAAAAGAGGTACCTGATGGGCTCTGGTACCAATGCACGGAATGTAAAAAAGTAATGCTCACCAATGAGCATATTGCTAATGCATATACCTGTATAGAGTGTAACTATCATGCAAGAATAGGTTCAAAAGAATACTTTGAACTTCTTTTTGACAACAATGAGTTTGAAGAGCTAGATGAAAACATGAGCTCTTCTGACCCGCTAGAATTTGTCGACAGTCAACCTTACCCTGACCGGGTCAAAGCATCACAGAGAAAATCTGGCTTAAAGGATGCGGTACGGTCAGGCTATGGAAAAATGAACGGACGAGAAATTGTCATAGCCAGCATGGATTTTAAATTCATTGGCGGATCTATGGGATCAGTCGTTGGCGAAAAAATAGCCAGGGCCATAGACAAAGCAAGGGAGAAAAAAGCACCGTTCCTGATGATATCCAAAACAGGTGGAGCAAGAATGATGGAAGCTGGCTTCTCTCTTATGCAAATGGCCAAAACGTCCGCCAAACTTGCGCTTCTAGACAAAGAAAAAATACCATACATTTCTCTACTCACCGATCCGACGACAGGTGGTGTAACTGCATCTTTTGCGATGCTTGGAGACTTTAACATAGCCGAACCTGGTGCGCTTATCGGCTTTGCCGGCCCGAGGGTAATCAGAGAAACTATTGGGAAAGACCTACCAAAAGGTTTTCAAAGTGCAGAATTTGTCCTTGACCATGGTTTCCTAGACTTCATTGTAGACAGAAAAGAGCTTAAGCAAAAGCTTGGTGACTTACTGCAAATGGTTGCTTTAGAAAAAAATCAAAGCAAGGCAAAAGTAGAAAAACAAGACGCACAGAAAAATTAA
- the fbaA gene encoding class II fructose-bisphosphate aldolase codes for MLEKTKSLTGVLSGDSVQELFEAAKRSQFALPAVNVIGTSTINAVLETAKEVNSPVIIQFSNGGAQFYAGKGVSNANQEASIAGAISGAYHVHQMAELYGVGVVLHTDHAAKKLLPWIDGLLDAGEKYFKEHGKPLFSSHMIDLSEEPIEENIEICKKYLERMDKMGMTLEIELGVTGGEEDGVDNTHVDNSKLYTQPEEVAYAYEELSKISHRFTVAAAFGNVHGVYKPGSVKLEPKILKNSQEYIKEKYKLDAALPVNFVFHGGSGSSQEHIREAISYGAIKMNIDTDLQWSFWEGVHEYYKKNSDYLQGQIGNPKGSDAPNKKFYDPRVWLREGEKNTIERLKQAYDDLNSLNANDKL; via the coding sequence ATGCTTGAAAAAACCAAAAGTTTAACCGGTGTATTGTCAGGTGACAGTGTACAGGAACTTTTTGAAGCCGCGAAGAGAAGCCAATTTGCATTACCTGCTGTCAATGTTATTGGAACAAGTACCATTAATGCTGTTCTGGAAACTGCCAAGGAAGTCAATTCACCTGTTATTATTCAGTTTTCCAACGGAGGAGCCCAATTTTACGCAGGAAAAGGCGTAAGCAATGCAAATCAGGAGGCATCTATCGCTGGTGCTATTTCCGGTGCATATCACGTACATCAAATGGCTGAACTTTATGGTGTAGGTGTCGTGCTTCATACAGACCATGCTGCCAAGAAGCTTCTTCCTTGGATCGATGGACTGCTTGATGCGGGTGAGAAATATTTCAAAGAACATGGAAAGCCTTTGTTCTCTTCTCATATGATAGACCTTTCTGAAGAGCCTATCGAGGAGAATATCGAGATATGCAAGAAGTATCTTGAGAGAATGGACAAAATGGGCATGACGCTTGAAATCGAACTGGGTGTTACTGGTGGTGAAGAAGATGGTGTTGACAATACTCATGTAGACAACTCGAAACTTTATACGCAACCAGAAGAAGTCGCTTATGCTTATGAAGAGCTAAGCAAAATAAGCCATAGGTTTACCGTGGCCGCTGCTTTTGGTAATGTTCATGGTGTATATAAGCCAGGAAGCGTTAAGCTTGAGCCAAAAATTCTTAAGAATTCTCAAGAGTACATTAAGGAGAAATATAAACTTGATGCTGCACTGCCTGTTAATTTCGTGTTCCACGGAGGATCTGGTTCAAGCCAGGAGCATATCCGTGAAGCGATTTCTTACGGTGCTATCAAGATGAATATTGATACTGACCTTCAGTGGTCTTTCTGGGAAGGTGTTCATGAGTATTACAAAAAGAACAGTGATTATCTTCAAGGACAAATCGGTAACCCTAAAGGTAGCGATGCGCCTAATAAGAAATTCTACGATCCAAGGGTATGGCTTAGAGAAGGTGAGAAGAATACTATTGAACGTCTTAAGCAGGCTTATGATGATCTTAACTCGCTTAACGCTAACGATAAGCTTTAA
- a CDS encoding radical SAM protein — protein MRLISHPILCNYYVTYRCNASCSFCDIWEKPSPYVTTENTLANLKDLKKLGVKVVDFTGGEPLLHREIPEILQAAKSMGFITTLTSNALLYPKLAKKLQGKIDMLHFSLDSPDEHEHNKMRGVKCFDHVMQSIEVAKKLGERPDIIFTVFKNNLNKIEGIYRNICLPNNLVLILNPAFDYNDVKTGEELTADELKLLKVWAKKKNVYLNEAFITLRQDGGNHISNPVCKAASSTIVISPENELILPCYHLGKKKFDINNRLYQLYHSQEVKELIKKEGRLAECEGCTINCYMQPSFAVELNKYWWKALPSTLKYNYIKGTWKSLLPS, from the coding sequence ATGCGGCTAATTTCCCACCCAATATTGTGCAACTACTATGTAACCTATAGGTGCAATGCATCCTGTAGCTTTTGTGATATATGGGAAAAACCTTCGCCCTATGTCACCACCGAAAACACCCTGGCAAACCTTAAAGACTTAAAAAAACTAGGTGTAAAAGTAGTAGATTTTACTGGCGGGGAACCCTTGCTGCACAGGGAAATCCCAGAAATATTGCAGGCGGCAAAAAGCATGGGGTTTATAACCACATTAACATCCAACGCTTTGCTGTACCCTAAACTGGCAAAAAAGCTCCAAGGGAAAATAGACATGCTTCACTTTTCGCTAGACTCACCAGATGAGCATGAACACAATAAAATGCGGGGCGTCAAGTGCTTTGATCATGTCATGCAATCGATAGAAGTTGCCAAAAAATTGGGTGAGAGGCCGGATATCATATTTACTGTTTTTAAAAACAATTTAAATAAAATTGAGGGTATTTATAGAAACATCTGCCTGCCAAACAACCTTGTCCTTATATTAAACCCAGCTTTTGACTACAATGATGTAAAAACGGGCGAAGAACTGACTGCAGATGAATTAAAACTCTTAAAAGTTTGGGCAAAAAAGAAAAATGTATACCTGAACGAAGCTTTTATAACCCTACGGCAAGATGGCGGAAACCACATTTCAAACCCCGTATGCAAGGCCGCCAGTAGCACCATTGTCATTTCTCCGGAAAATGAATTGATTTTACCCTGCTATCACCTCGGAAAGAAAAAGTTTGACATCAACAACCGGCTTTACCAGCTTTATCATTCCCAAGAAGTAAAAGAACTGATAAAAAAAGAAGGGCGACTTGCTGAATGTGAAGGCTGTACGATCAATTGCTACATGCAGCCATCTTTTGCCGTGGAACTGAACAAATACTGGTGGAAAGCTTTGCCTTCTACACTAAAATACAACTATATAAAAGGAACCTGGAAAAGCCTTTTGCCAAGCTAA
- a CDS encoding formimidoylglutamase, producing MNLRIFFDSITEGLLDHIKEPNTMLRQVLLHKEEFPSIEHIQAAIIGICETGGADKIRKKFYALKKGTSSNVIIADLGNLRPGMDELETCQRLKEVCSILLEKGIIPIIIGDRHSYDYGQFLAYENSGKLINFLNVDACIDLYSTEEFGTDKHHIHKILMHEPAMLFNYSHLAYQSFLCDPETVNVLEKLNYEAYRIGRIRENIKETEPVVRSADMMSFDLSAVRQNDAPGTINPQPFGLTGEEACQIAWYAGISPSMSSIGVYGYMPFNDPMDQTAGVAAVMMWYFVEGLGKKSAQFNYDDQQLTKYIVSLQEEPHKLVFYKHNISEFWWMEVPYPNKNKKGCSVVPCSYEDYQLAANKGEVPERWLQTHAKLV from the coding sequence ATGAACCTCAGAATATTTTTTGATTCCATTACCGAAGGTCTATTAGATCATATCAAAGAACCCAACACCATGCTCAGGCAAGTGCTCCTGCACAAAGAGGAGTTCCCCTCCATCGAGCATATTCAAGCAGCCATAATCGGGATATGCGAAACTGGTGGTGCGGATAAAATCAGAAAGAAATTTTATGCGCTGAAAAAAGGAACATCGTCAAATGTCATTATAGCAGACTTGGGCAACCTCCGTCCAGGCATGGATGAGCTAGAAACCTGCCAACGACTCAAAGAGGTATGCTCTATATTATTGGAAAAAGGCATTATACCAATTATTATTGGAGATAGGCACAGTTATGACTACGGGCAGTTTCTCGCTTATGAAAATTCAGGAAAACTCATCAACTTCCTGAACGTTGATGCTTGCATTGACTTATACAGTACCGAAGAGTTTGGCACAGACAAGCATCACATTCACAAGATATTGATGCACGAACCGGCCATGCTATTCAACTACAGCCACTTGGCATACCAGTCTTTTCTCTGTGACCCCGAGACGGTAAATGTGCTGGAAAAACTCAATTATGAGGCCTACCGGATTGGTCGCATCAGGGAAAATATAAAAGAAACCGAGCCCGTTGTCAGATCTGCCGATATGATGAGCTTTGACTTGTCAGCGGTTAGACAAAATGATGCGCCTGGCACAATAAACCCTCAACCTTTTGGGCTTACAGGTGAAGAAGCTTGTCAAATAGCGTGGTATGCAGGAATTAGCCCATCTATGAGCTCTATAGGTGTTTATGGCTATATGCCCTTTAACGACCCCATGGACCAAACAGCAGGTGTAGCGGCGGTAATGATGTGGTATTTTGTAGAAGGTTTAGGAAAAAAAAGCGCCCAATTTAACTACGACGATCAACAACTGACCAAGTATATTGTTTCTTTACAAGAGGAACCGCATAAACTGGTATTTTATAAGCATAACATCTCTGAGTTCTGGTGGATGGAAGTTCCTTATCCAAACAAAAACAAGAAAGGGTGTTCTGTTGTACCATGCAGTTATGAGGACTACCAGCTTGCGGCTAACAAAGGCGAAGTTCCTGAAAGGTGGTTACAGACCCATGCAAAACTTGTTTAG
- a CDS encoding RDD family protein has translation MRPENIYVVDSDTPASPGERVVAFLIDYAIGGGLWFIPYVGVALSTLYLLTRDGLPFLKHRSVGKIILNQQVIHNHSRSPGLKTSLKRNFIFIHNIITAIPVVGEEFAYLVLSLNLLAFAIESFLMFTHSDHQRLGDQFANTHVVKYEQ, from the coding sequence ATGCGCCCTGAAAATATCTATGTAGTGGACAGTGACACCCCTGCCTCGCCAGGAGAAAGGGTCGTGGCATTTCTCATTGACTATGCCATAGGAGGAGGGCTATGGTTCATACCTTACGTAGGAGTTGCCCTTAGCACCCTATACCTACTAACCAGAGACGGGCTTCCATTTTTAAAACATAGATCTGTAGGAAAAATAATACTCAACCAACAAGTAATCCACAACCACAGCCGAAGCCCTGGCTTAAAGACGTCGCTGAAAAGGAATTTCATTTTTATCCATAATATAATAACAGCAATACCTGTTGTTGGTGAAGAGTTTGCTTATCTGGTATTGTCACTCAACTTATTAGCTTTTGCCATAGAGAGCTTCCTCATGTTTACCCATTCTGACCATCAAAGGCTGGGAGACCAGTTTGCAAACACCCATGTCGTAAAGTATGAGCAATAG
- a CDS encoding DUF5916 domain-containing protein, whose product MIILIRIYVFLFVGVFLHLFSLPDVLAGDGKKRVYRTAYTETPPTIDGQLDDEVWDLVSWQGDFTQRYPHDGQPPSQKTKFKILYDKKNLYVAVKAYDDDPSKIVKRMSRRDGFEGDLIQIQIDSYFDHRTAFSFGVSAIGVKNDEIATNDGDHWDTDWDPVWYVKTSFDSEGWNAEMRIPLSQLRFTNKDDLVWGLQVARKYFREDEWSMWQAIPQGAAGYVHRFGELRDLKGIKPQRQVEVQPYLLGQAERFEKEPGNPYATGRSYNVSAGVDGKIGITSDITLDFTLNPDFGQVEADPSMVNLTAYRLFFEERREFFKEGRNILDFQIANSAAGGEFNNDNLFYSRRIGGTSRYFPQTGANEYMNHPQNSSILSAVKLTGKDKNGLSWGILQSATATGVAEIDSDGQVKDVVVDPFTNFLVGRVQKDINDGNTVVGAMLTSVNRKLDEPHLNFLHREAYTGGFDFLHHWKDRNYYVSLKSLFSHVAGDEESIIATQTSGERFFQRPDARHLSVDSSLTSLTGSGGTFKLGKNSGNLLFQTGLTWRSPGLELNDIGFLRNSDQISQWSWLQYRITKAWKFLRNFNVVGLQQMHWDFQGVNIHQRYQTHFHTQFTNFWYFGSGVALIGENISNADLRGGPGIKYPGGTAFWYYGGTDNRKKVSGGFNNGWFFGKYDYQTFFEGGFYVNYRPFDALNISLHPNFEYNRDDQQYVATASVNGENRYITGTINQRTYSMAVRLMYNITPDLTIEFWGQPFLSTGRFEQFKSITSASAEQYTDRFDDISPDRIVYEETNNVYKVDETGNYSPDYNFDNPDFDFIEFRSNLVMRWEYTPGSTLFLVWAQGKTDTPLMANPGFRHLSEGLFRGTAHNTFLIKYTYRFRL is encoded by the coding sequence TTGATCATCCTTATACGGATATATGTTTTTCTTTTTGTAGGGGTATTTCTGCATCTTTTCAGTTTGCCAGATGTCTTAGCTGGTGATGGCAAAAAAAGGGTGTACCGTACCGCATATACTGAAACACCACCTACCATTGATGGGCAATTGGATGATGAGGTTTGGGACCTTGTGTCCTGGCAGGGAGATTTCACCCAGCGTTATCCACATGATGGCCAGCCTCCCTCTCAGAAAACAAAGTTCAAAATACTTTATGATAAAAAAAACCTGTATGTAGCCGTAAAAGCTTACGATGATGATCCCTCGAAGATCGTTAAAAGGATGTCTCGTCGGGATGGTTTTGAAGGGGATTTAATACAAATTCAGATAGATAGTTACTTTGACCACCGTACTGCATTTTCGTTTGGTGTAAGTGCTATCGGGGTGAAGAATGATGAAATTGCTACCAACGATGGGGATCATTGGGATACCGATTGGGATCCGGTTTGGTATGTTAAGACATCTTTTGACTCTGAAGGTTGGAATGCTGAAATGCGGATTCCTTTAAGTCAGCTAAGGTTCACTAATAAGGATGACTTGGTGTGGGGGCTACAGGTGGCCAGAAAATATTTCCGTGAAGATGAATGGTCTATGTGGCAAGCTATACCTCAGGGAGCCGCAGGTTATGTGCACAGGTTTGGTGAGCTGCGTGACCTAAAAGGGATTAAGCCTCAAAGACAAGTAGAAGTCCAGCCTTATCTCTTAGGGCAAGCAGAACGTTTTGAAAAAGAGCCAGGCAATCCTTATGCTACAGGGCGATCTTATAATGTTTCGGCAGGCGTCGATGGAAAAATTGGTATTACCAGCGACATCACTTTAGACTTTACGCTTAATCCTGACTTTGGGCAAGTCGAGGCAGACCCTTCTATGGTAAACCTTACTGCTTACCGTTTATTCTTTGAGGAACGGAGGGAGTTTTTTAAGGAGGGGCGAAATATTCTTGATTTTCAAATCGCCAACTCTGCCGCTGGCGGTGAGTTTAACAATGATAACCTCTTTTATTCCAGGCGTATTGGTGGCACTTCTCGTTATTTTCCACAAACAGGGGCTAATGAATACATGAACCACCCACAAAACAGCTCTATATTATCGGCTGTTAAACTTACGGGAAAAGATAAAAATGGACTTTCGTGGGGGATTTTACAATCTGCTACAGCCACTGGTGTTGCTGAAATTGATAGCGATGGACAGGTAAAAGATGTGGTGGTAGACCCATTTACCAATTTTTTGGTGGGTAGGGTACAGAAAGATATTAATGACGGCAATACCGTTGTTGGTGCTATGTTGACATCTGTTAACCGTAAGCTGGACGAGCCTCATTTGAATTTCCTGCATAGAGAAGCTTATACTGGGGGATTTGACTTTTTGCACCACTGGAAAGACCGTAATTACTATGTATCACTAAAGTCTTTGTTTAGCCATGTTGCCGGCGATGAGGAATCCATTATAGCTACCCAAACCTCGGGAGAGCGTTTTTTTCAAAGACCTGATGCCCGCCATCTTTCCGTAGATTCCTCTTTAACATCTTTGACAGGGTCGGGTGGTACTTTTAAACTTGGCAAAAACAGTGGAAACTTACTGTTCCAAACTGGACTTACCTGGAGGTCGCCGGGGTTAGAACTCAATGATATTGGCTTTTTAAGAAACTCTGATCAAATCAGCCAATGGTCTTGGCTTCAGTACAGGATTACAAAAGCTTGGAAGTTTTTGCGAAACTTTAATGTTGTTGGGCTTCAGCAAATGCACTGGGATTTTCAAGGGGTAAATATCCACCAGAGGTACCAAACCCACTTTCATACCCAGTTTACCAATTTTTGGTATTTTGGAAGTGGCGTTGCTTTGATCGGTGAAAATATTTCTAATGCAGACTTACGGGGCGGCCCGGGGATTAAATATCCCGGTGGAACGGCTTTTTGGTATTATGGTGGAACAGATAACCGAAAGAAAGTCAGTGGTGGTTTTAACAACGGATGGTTTTTCGGTAAATATGATTACCAGACCTTTTTTGAAGGGGGCTTTTATGTCAACTATAGACCTTTTGACGCATTGAACATTTCTCTCCACCCCAATTTTGAATACAATAGAGATGATCAGCAGTATGTAGCTACAGCTTCGGTGAATGGTGAAAACAGGTATATCACAGGTACAATTAACCAAAGGACTTACTCCATGGCTGTGAGACTTATGTATAATATTACCCCAGATTTGACCATTGAGTTTTGGGGACAGCCATTTTTATCCACGGGGAGGTTTGAGCAGTTCAAAAGTATTACTTCTGCAAGCGCTGAACAGTATACAGACCGGTTTGATGATATCTCTCCTGATCGTATTGTTTATGAGGAGACAAATAATGTTTATAAAGTTGATGAAACGGGTAACTATAGCCCGGATTATAATTTTGACAATCCTGACTTTGACTTCATAGAGTTCCGGTCCAACCTAGTTATGCGTTGGGAATATACACCCGGATCTACTTTATTTTTGGTTTGGGCACAGGGAAAAACAGATACACCACTTATGGCAAACCCCGGATTTCGCCATCTTTCAGAAGGTTTGTTTAGGGGGACGGCACACAATACATTCCTGATTAAATATACCTACCGTTTTAGGTTATAA
- a CDS encoding PAS domain S-box protein — translation MAAAVQPQDFDIFNKAPDLYLFLDPKFYILNATDAYLEATLTEREKIIGRYIFDVFPDNPAAEEVQGVNNLKTSLEYTIANKRPHEMAVQRYDVRKPGGGFAMKYWKPVNTPVLDNNGNVLYILHKVEDITHSHEISAEAERRVFQKLSQKSPFAMGKLTGADYIIEIANPPFYDIWDKEASEVIGKPLFIAFPQLIKQGYKEIMDDVIQSGVPFIGKEMPIEVSDIGKNKKVIYFDMVYHPIVDPDGTVGGITVIANNVTQAVEANREVKHNENRIQQLLENLPEITWTALPSGEIVYYSQKWYDYTGMTYEETKLWGWEKVLHPDDLSSTSKIYKDAINAGKLYEKEVRLKRGSDGSYRWHLARATPLKNNQGEITQWLGTSTDIHYLKTIEAELKNAEMRLESKNQELMHINTDLDNFIYAASHDLKAPVSNMEGLLNAYIEDFDLNAEQSSIIDYLLSSVHRFKSTIKDLTEITKVQRAPEQDYERLVFQDIWSNVLPDINDLVEKYQPNIYVDFKAKDIVYSRKNLRSIIYNLVSNAIKYSSPKRKPYIQILTEQQENCIYLKVSDNGLGLSKEYQKKVFDMFKRAHQHVEGTGLGLYVVKRMVENAGGKIEVESELDKGTTFAIQLKCF, via the coding sequence GTGGCAGCTGCTGTTCAACCTCAAGATTTTGACATATTTAATAAAGCGCCGGACCTATACCTCTTTCTAGATCCGAAGTTTTATATCCTTAACGCAACAGATGCTTACCTGGAGGCGACCCTGACGGAAAGGGAGAAAATAATTGGAAGGTACATTTTTGATGTTTTTCCTGACAACCCTGCTGCCGAAGAGGTTCAAGGTGTTAATAACCTGAAGACTTCATTAGAGTATACTATTGCTAATAAAAGACCTCATGAGATGGCTGTGCAGCGCTATGATGTACGTAAGCCAGGAGGTGGTTTTGCCATGAAGTATTGGAAACCTGTAAACACCCCCGTGCTGGACAATAATGGCAATGTTCTTTATATTCTTCATAAAGTAGAAGATATCACGCATTCTCATGAAATATCTGCCGAAGCAGAAAGGAGGGTTTTTCAGAAACTATCGCAGAAGTCTCCTTTTGCAATGGGTAAGCTCACAGGGGCAGATTATATTATTGAAATAGCCAACCCCCCTTTTTATGACATTTGGGACAAGGAAGCCTCAGAAGTTATAGGCAAACCCTTATTTATAGCTTTCCCTCAATTAATAAAACAGGGCTATAAAGAAATTATGGATGATGTTATTCAATCGGGGGTGCCCTTTATAGGTAAAGAAATGCCTATTGAGGTGAGTGATATTGGAAAGAATAAAAAGGTAATATACTTTGATATGGTGTACCATCCTATTGTAGACCCTGATGGGACTGTGGGCGGTATTACTGTTATCGCCAATAATGTTACTCAGGCAGTTGAGGCGAACAGGGAGGTAAAGCATAACGAAAATAGAATACAGCAGCTGTTGGAAAACCTGCCCGAAATCACTTGGACAGCGTTGCCTTCTGGAGAGATTGTATATTATAGTCAAAAGTGGTATGACTATACAGGAATGACGTATGAAGAAACTAAATTGTGGGGTTGGGAAAAGGTGTTGCACCCTGATGACCTTTCTTCAACAAGCAAAATTTATAAAGATGCAATTAATGCAGGAAAACTTTATGAGAAGGAGGTAAGGCTTAAAAGGGGGAGCGATGGTTCGTACCGGTGGCACTTGGCTAGGGCTACACCTTTGAAAAATAATCAAGGAGAAATAACCCAGTGGTTAGGAACGTCAACAGATATACATTATCTGAAAACTATAGAAGCTGAATTGAAAAATGCTGAAATGCGACTTGAAAGCAAAAACCAAGAGTTAATGCATATCAATACAGACCTTGACAATTTTATTTATGCAGCCTCACATGACTTAAAAGCTCCTGTTAGCAACATGGAGGGTCTGCTTAATGCATATATTGAAGACTTTGACCTTAATGCTGAACAGTCCTCCATTATAGACTATTTGCTGTCATCTGTTCATCGCTTCAAAAGCACCATTAAAGATTTAACTGAAATTACCAAAGTTCAGCGTGCACCGGAACAGGATTATGAGCGTCTTGTTTTTCAAGATATTTGGAGCAATGTTTTGCCTGATATTAATGATTTGGTAGAAAAGTACCAGCCAAACATTTATGTTGATTTTAAGGCCAAAGATATTGTTTACTCAAGAAAGAACCTTAGAAGTATAATATATAATTTAGTTTCAAATGCTATTAAATATTCTTCGCCTAAAAGAAAGCCATATATTCAAATCTTAACTGAGCAGCAGGAAAATTGCATTTACCTGAAGGTTTCAGATAATGGTTTGGGGCTTAGCAAAGAATACCAGAAAAAAGTTTTTGATATGTTTAAACGAGCCCATCAACATGTAGAAGGGACAGGGCTTGGGCTTTATGTGGTAAAGCGGATGGTTGAAAATGCAGGAGGTAAAATTGAGGTAGAGAGTGAACTTGATAAAGGAACAACTTTTGCGATCCAGTTAAAGTGCTTTTAA
- a CDS encoding thiol-activated cytolysin C-terminal domain-containing protein, whose translation MEFKDVINAHYDAEQGGSILIRCEGGYVARFTVSYTFQGKEFSKHSGNISLGVNKSESIPAGATNIHLKVEEMWGFGWSTIFTKDFGSPVTKKYKVYGTTLNPKYSEI comes from the coding sequence ATGGAATTTAAAGATGTTATTAATGCTCATTATGATGCAGAACAAGGCGGTTCAATCCTTATTAGGTGCGAAGGAGGTTATGTAGCCCGTTTTACAGTTTCCTATACTTTTCAAGGAAAGGAGTTCAGCAAGCATTCCGGAAACATCTCATTAGGGGTCAACAAATCTGAATCAATCCCAGCAGGAGCAACAAACATACACCTGAAGGTAGAAGAAATGTGGGGCTTTGGCTGGTCTACCATTTTTACAAAAGACTTTGGCAGCCCAGTGACTAAAAAATATAAGGTGTACGGAACGACATTAAACCCTAAGTACTCCGAAATATAA
- a CDS encoding RHS repeat domain-containing protein, which yields MQGCNIFREEEKKDRKYGAGGKLLENKGDKYSYDEEGNLIQKATQEGNWHYEWNGNGSLKQVTRPDNKTVSFEYDALGRRTAKIFDEDGALKNDLVNHFSDGPACRGAQDGYGTGQVSF from the coding sequence TTGCAGGGCTGCAACATATTCCGTGAAGAGGAAAAGAAAGACCGGAAATACGGCGCGGGCGGAAAGCTGCTGGAAAACAAAGGGGACAAGTACAGTTACGACGAGGAAGGCAATTTAATCCAGAAGGCGACCCAAGAGGGCAACTGGCATTACGAGTGGAACGGCAACGGCAGCCTGAAACAAGTGACCCGCCCCGATAACAAAACCGTCAGTTTCGAGTATGATGCACTGGGGCGAAGGACAGCAAAGATATTTGATGAGGACGGAGCGTTAAAAAATGATTTGGTAAATCATTTTAGCGACGGGCCAGCTTGTAGGGGGGCACAAGATGGGTATGGGACGGGTCAGGTTTCCTTTTAA
- a CDS encoding RHS repeat-associated core domain-containing protein — MVDILKLLTACRRFFRFHSIINDYLGTPKEAYDKYGDSVWKCEHEAYGKVKSCEGEVGVIPFRFQGQYHDVETGLYYNRFRYYAPDEAMYVSQDPIRIWGGMNVFSYVSDPNCLIDQFAHKDCFANDQATKWAEEIIGKHGGFKLKDGHYQMPNRRAARQAASEIAGNLGNNPIRVTKGDFRGGPRTWKDNPTKIGQYSQDKSSGWRDDVLGHDFGSDKIGSHVNAWNNEKGVFDNLHLLY; from the coding sequence GTGGTGGATATATTAAAACTACTCACTGCCTGCCGGAGATTTTTTCGGTTCCATTCCATCATAAATGATTATCTTGGCACCCCTAAAGAGGCCTATGACAAATACGGCGACAGCGTCTGGAAGTGCGAGCATGAGGCGTACGGGAAGGTAAAATCCTGTGAAGGGGAGGTAGGGGTTATTCCGTTTAGATTTCAAGGACAGTACCATGATGTGGAGACGGGCTTGTACTACAACCGCTTCCGTTACTACGCCCCTGACGAGGCGATGTACGTGAGCCAGGATCCGATTAGAATTTGGGGGGGGATGAATGTTTTTTCATATGTTAGTGATCCTAATTGTCTAATAGATCAATTTGCTCATAAAGATTGCTTTGCGAATGATCAAGCTACTAAATGGGCGGAAGAGATTATAGGTAAACATGGGGGATTTAAATTAAAAGATGGGCATTATCAAATGCCAAATAGACGAGCAGCGCGACAGGCAGCATCTGAAATTGCCGGAAATTTAGGTAATAATCCTATTAGAGTTACAAAAGGTGATTTTAGGGGAGGTCCAAGAACTTGGAAAGACAACCCCACGAAGATTGGGCAATATTCTCAGGACAAAAGTTCAGGATGGAGAGATGATGTTTTAGGCCATGACTTCGGAAGTGATAAAATTGGATCACATGTTAATGCATGGAATAATGAAAAAGGCGTTTTTGATAACCTACATCTATTATATTAA